The proteins below come from a single Chiloscyllium punctatum isolate Juve2018m chromosome 18, sChiPun1.3, whole genome shotgun sequence genomic window:
- the LOC140489040 gene encoding ferritin, middle subunit-like, with protein MVLFQMSYFDRDDVALHHFSQFFKAQSQEKQEHAEKLLKFQNQHGGRVLLQDVKKPERDEWGNGLQAMQVALDLEKNVNQSLLDLHQLSTAQTDPHLCDFLETHYLDEEVEIIKRLGDYITNLKRLGAPENGLGEYLFDRLSLEDSS; from the exons ATGGTTCTCTTTCAGATGTCGTACTTTGACCGGGATGATGTTgccctgcaccatttctcccagttCTTCAAAGCTCAGTCCCAGGAGAAGCAGGAACATGCAGAGAAGCTGCTGAAATTCCAGAATCAGCATGGAGGCAGAGTCCTCCTCCAGGATGTGAAG AAGCCAGAGAGGGATGAGTGGGGTAACGGTCTGCAGGCAATGCAGGTTGCCCTGGATCTGGAGAAGAATGTGAACCAGAGTTTGCTGGATCTACACCAACTCTCCActgcccagactgaccctcat CTGTGTGACTTCCTGGAGACTCACtatttggatgaggaggttgagatcATCAAGCGACTTGGGGACTACATCACCAACCTGAAGCGTCTGGGAGCCCCTGAGAATGGGCTGGGAGagtacctgtttgacaggctcTCACTGGAGGACAGCAGTTAG